cAGATAAAACTGATATTTGGATAAGCCATTCGTTTTTAACACTGTATCAACATGTAGGGTCTATATATGGGTCATACATTAGCTTTAAgatactttacatttttctgaCGCTTGGGATCTGTTCTCTCTTCTAATTCTCTTCTGCGTTTTTTCTCTAGTAGGATTTCGTCAAGAGTTTTTACTTTCCAGGTCTCCTTTTCGTCCCCCATCAGCGTCCACTCTCCACCGCCTGCatcccacacacatgcaacacacaAGTGATCATTACATGTCATTTCAGTTCAGCTTCATTGGAATGATGAAGAATTAGGCTTATACACAACAAAATTAACCAGTACAGTTATAATAGATCCATGACAGAGAAGAGACTGCCTCTTATTGGTCATTGTTTCTTCCATTTATCACCCATTTTACAGTTATGTAAGTTGTCAAAAAAAGACCACTAGtaaattttattattagaatCTGACAGTTTGTCCCACTGTTACAATATGCTTAAGAACCTCCACTTTTCTTCCTTGTTCAatacaggaaaaagaaagactTTGCACAATTTCCCTTCAAATTCAAACATTAAGGCCTTGTTGTAAATCAGCAGTTATTTAATATCTGCCACAGAGTGAAATAAGACCTTTAACTACAAGTTGATATTCACAACTTTGATAACTAATTATACGCCTCTCATTCAATCTCAGTGCtgcccagtggtggaaagtaactaagcacatttactcaagtactgtacttaagtacaattttgaggtacttgtattttacattttatgctattttctacttcactacatttcagagaggaatattgtactttttacttcactacatttatatgGAAAttttagttactaattactaTTCAGAttaagaaaatgaaacatgagcgtATAAAATGACGAAGTGCTTTACTATTAAACTAACCACTAGTGTATAAAGATTCTAATGTTGGCTGCACAAATTACATTGAGAAATAATATCCAacaatataatgtattattaataacataacactctgaaaggagTATTTCTGCAtaaccagtacttttacttttgacacctGACATTTAGCTGATAGTAcgtctgtacttttactcaagttaCTCcaggagtatttttagactaCAGCAGACGAAGACAcgaagattttcatttaaataaatgtctgttaagtcaCTATCTATCGCCGAATGAGGGAAGACAATGGtgattgattattattattatttaaacgACGATAGTTTGTTTCGCTGCCAACAATTCTGTGACCTGTATTATTAAACCTCATTTGCTTTTACCACCAGTAActaggtgtcgccaaatcaaccaggactgaactCTTAAAGACTGCcactttaagtaaaggatcagaGTAAAACGTTTAGTTACTGCTTCCACCACTAGTGTTGTcccaccaaaatgcattgcGCGGATCATTTCCAAACACTTTTACTGCAATTGTGGTCATATTGTACCTGCGCATACGAATAATTAAGAAATAGACTCAAGTCATATCTTACATTTTGACTTAAGTTTGGCATGAGGCATCCCATTATAGGCGTTTAGCTTAAGTCTACTATGACGTTAGGGTGTAAAGTTACAGTATGACGCTAATAGGCCAGTTAGGAAGACGTAGATAAGACGTTATACTTGTTTCTAAATAAACCAGTGGTTGATTTGTAAGGTAGCCCACATATAAGGCGGAATGGTAGATGAGTTAATTACTTCTAACGTTTAACCCGCTGTGTGTTGTGGAGCAAGCGGTTgatgctaacacattagctagctaatgttagcgaGCTAAAACTAGCATGGACGATTGTTGCTAAACAGCTCCTGCAGCTAACTACAtgattttaaatgaatagttaGTACAGCTGGCAGTGCTGGAAACTGGAGAACCTATAACTGTGTCCGTAGCTCTAGTTAAAAATCTAGGTACAGTAAACGATTAAATTAACCAGCGTGCAGGTGAAATGGTTAAACAAACCTGAAATATGTGCAGCGGTATTATGGCACACCGGAAGTCTTAACGCGTTGGTAACATTTGTTAAACTTCCGGTGTGAAACAATGACTTCCTCCAATGTCAtgtcatataatataatataatataatataatataatataatataatataatataatataatataatataatatataacttgaatataatatgttatttttcccatttttaCGGAGCCCACGAAGTGTCATGGAGGGGGGGCGAAACGAATCCGAGTTCTCGTATTAAGCTCGTAAGCTTATATGTTGTCTTTCCTACTTTTCTAACATGTTCTTGGTCGTTTAGACCTCTACAtgtgtcagaaaacaaaagatgtaATCTATATATCAGATAAAAACCCCTATTGACTGACACAGTATGGCTTGCAGCTCATACGTTGATAATAGAACTGCCATTAGGGCAATAATACTCATCTATATGGTACATCTCCGAGTAATCAGTAGCACGAAGATCTTTATTAGTAGAAATGGGTGAAGGAATAAGTGTTTATGATGGTaaatttacatgaaaatgaaagataAGCTGCTCATTGTTTGAGGAGATGGAACTTGAATAGCCTATAACTTTGGGTCTACTGATATCTGTAGATACATCTGCAACAATCTGTTAATATACATCAAGCACATGGAAAGCCTTTGGGGTCTTCTAGCTTCATGAATTAAAGACCTAGTTACAGAAAAAAGACACCCCAGTGGTAAAACACTGTATACGTTTCCCTTtgtttaaaagaatagtttgttgtgggttaagaaaaaaatacaggttCATGAGTAGCTATTTGGTTTGTATGACGTTGTTCAATTACGCAGTGACTTTGTAAGACATCTCCTcatcaaacaaaaaattaaacaaacaaacatttttgaaattgcTTCTGGGTATTATTAAGGAATTGTTAAATTTCAATTGTTAGATAACATTGCTGTATGTCAGCATCAGAGACTATATGATCAAAGCCACAGAGGAGGCCTCGAAAGGTCCTTTATTAAAGATTCAaatctttaataaagcaaagaCCATACACTTTCTCCAAGCCCCTGTTGCATAATCAAATCATTTTATAACAATACAATAACATTGCTGGCTCAAAAACCCAGAATATTCCTCATGCCTGTGAATTTCACTAATGGTAGCAttaagtgtttttatatatCACAGGACATTTTGAGgctaatgataatgatgatgtattCATTCACAGAATATGTGTCTGTTATTCTGAATATTAATGCTATTTTTAGGCGTGTATAAACTTTCATATAACATGTTCTTACCTCTCAAAAGCCAGACCCAGAGCAGGTGTTCAGAGTCATAAGCTTAACACCTGTCCATGAGGGGGCAGCAGTGTACCCCATGGCTAACTTGCTGGTCCCCTGTGAAGTCCTAAGCTCTGAAGCCAGTTTTAGCCCCTTCCCCTGACATTGGTGTAACAGGTAATACATACCGTCTAACAGTAATTTCTGATGTTAATGACAGAAATGATTTTCTCATGAGTGCTAAAATCAAGTGAAACCATAATAAAAGTACATTTGACTCTTCTCAATGTGCAAATGTATATTAACAGATAGTTGAGGATATATCTACAAACCCCAAGGAATCTGACTGTTTTCCTGCTTAAAGGTGCATTTTATGATGAGTAAGTCATCATCACCTCATTGATACATTACTAGAGTTATGgtaataaaatgaatgagtgGCTGAGATTGCTTTCTTTacacttaaaaacacaagagGGTGCTGTTATTCCAGCACAAACAGAGCTTCAACATGTTTATTATCCTCTGCAATAGAGCCAAAGAGAAAATCTTTGAAACAACATGGTGATATTATATTTAACCAAACCACATTGTCATGCAGGAGAAGGAGTATCGTGAAAATCTTCAACACAAGTACTTTGCTTTGCTGTCCAGTATCTGCACAGGATGTGATGAAACCGGAGATTTAAATGGCCCTTTATCACTGTGAAAGAGTCATATAAGGAGGTAAAAGACAAAAGCTGGAATACAACCAATGGATTTATGACAGGCTGACCTCAGTGAACAGATGAACTAGGGCCAAGGTCTCATACCAAGCAGGAGGCATGACTCTCTCAGTCTTAAACGTGGCTTTAAAAGTGCTGGAAAGCAGAGCTTTCTAGACGAGCTGTTGACTGTTTCAGACTCATACAGGTGAGCACACATGAAGTTTATTTGAATATAGTTTATAGTTTGAATTCTGCTTTGGGTCATCAAATCACTGCTTTTGAGTTGAATTATTTTAGTCATGTGGTCTGATTTAGCTCTGGGGCTGATTAAACAGCATAAATACTTGACTGACATGATTCATTGGCACCTACACtaattttaaatgtcatatGACATATTACACATCACTTAAAGTATATTATGATGCATTACATGCAGATTATTAAGGCCTTTTTGACAAATTGACTGCAGTAAGTTACCTTTGATTCTCATCATTACTATACAAAATGAGGCCATATTCAACGCaacattttttgtcagtttttattgTAGTCAAGATGCCTTATAATGCTTTATAAACACCAGTGGTCTAGACATTTTGTTATACACAGACAATTCTTCGTCCTCATGGAGTCAGAGTACAGAGTTTATGTGTCCAGGCTGAGCAGTGAAGCGGTGAGTGAACAGTGATTCCAGCCAGCAGATAAACCTCTGAGGAGAGGAAGGACTTCCCACATGGACTCCAACAGTGCCGGCAGCGTGCAATATGATCGCTGGAACGAGGACAACATCAACATGAACGTAGAGGCATCACAGTCTACTGTGATGAGGTGAGACAAAATGATATCTGACATAAAATTGCAAAGGTCAAATATAAAGTTGAGAATTTTCTGATGCTGAGGagcaaataataaatatatagagTTATGAGAAGATGTGGATGAGGTAAAACCATATACTAGGAAATGTATGGACTAAACTGATGTGTGGGTTTGATGGAGTTGAAAAGGTTTAAGTTCAtgtcacaaaatataaaaatagctTTTAAACCTGACATTAGTTGAATGCTAAAGTACTAGTAAGCTTTGCAAAATGTCTCTAGTCAAAATAAAGTGACAATGAAGCCAGGTCATAAAATAATGTTAGAATGACAATAGTCGACCAAATGCTGTTTGACCTGACTCTGCCTCCCTTTCTGTTACATTCACAGAATCTACAACAGAATGTGTACCGGCAGCACTGGAATAGCAGTGAAGGCAGCAGGAGCTTTGGCTGCACTGGTGTCCATTTACATCATAGGATACGTGACAGGATACTACGTCCATAGGTGCTGATGGTGGAGCCCTGCTCAGAAAGAAAAGAGCTCTGAGATTCTGGATAAGCCTCAAGTTAAAAAAGTTTTGTAAATACAAATCCCTAAAAAAGAGCACAatgacatatttttatgttgaaatCAATTGTGATTCAGAAGCTTTAATTTAAGATTTAATATATAGAACATTGGGGTGTGATCGTGTGTCTTTCATTAACCTCATATCATACTGATACATGAAAAATGAAGGTTATATTAAAGTTTGTAAAtgctgattttattattttgtcctaATAAAACTGCAGTATTGCAACCATGCATCAATTGAGAGTCGAGTGAATTTCAAAGAGCAAAAGTATCAAATGATGTCTTGCAAGTGCAATACAGTacaattcagaatcagaaataccttattgatccccgaggggaaactcttttgttacagctgctcactatcacgtcaatgcacacttgagaatagaatagaaatagaatagtaatagaagtactaagcaaatgaaaatataatacgccataatacaggtaagataaattaattacaaagtggatataagtataaaagccaAAATAAGtctaagtaccaaagtggatttagaggttgataagtatgtacggtataatacaatgtaataatataagtaataagtaatagtgcaataatggagtactgtcaagtttagtgtagcttattaagatgattatgagacggtggatattgcacagcagtatcagaagtatgaataaatatcaataaatagggaatattaaactgaaaatatgtttcagtatattgcacaggagtattaaacagagaatattgcacaattatttcaagtattgcagtgatgctaatggtccaatgtccagtttaatgacttagggtcatacagactgacacttagagggaggagctaaagagtttgatggccgcaggcaggaatgacttcctgtggcgctctgtggtgcattttggggggttgagtcttctgctgaaggtgctcctttgtttgaccagcacgtcatggagcgggtgggagacactgtccaagatggcatgtagtttggccagcatcctcctctctgacaccaccgccagggagtccagctccactcccacaatgtcactggccttacggcaATTACTGCATATCTGCTGTCACAGTACTATTATTGCTGTGATAGCAGTTTTTAATACTTTATCAAATCAATCTCCACTGTAGATTATCTTCATAGTCACCACATCCTGCTTTGAGAAAAGGCTGGCGTTGACTTTAAGGACTTATTCTGTGATCCGCTGGTCTGTGTAgtactcatcatcatcatcatcatcatcatcatcatcatcatcatcatcatcactgtgctCCCTCAGCCTCTCTGGACAGTCTTTGTCTTCAGAACCCTTCTGTTTCAGTATCTAAGTCATCAGAGCAGAAATAGCTTTTCTTCACAGAGACTAGCATCATGTTAAACCCTGAGTGGCATCACCAGGCTTCTGTCATTGCCCCTAGGATCACTAGTGTCAttcttattttgtcttgttgGAGGGTCCATTGCTGCAGGGGtcaatgttgcagctggttgagCATCAAAAGTCCTTTTAGGCAGTCTGGTGTGACGTTCTGAATTCTGGGCGGCTGCTTTGTTTCCTGCTACATTactgatttgtttatttgactCCTGATTTGCTTCTCCACATTGTCAACACAtgaaacactttattttcttgGATATTGGATGTTATACATTTTGGTCAAGGCTCACTCCTTCCTGTGTAATGATACAGCAGCAGCGCGTTCCACTGTGTCAGAGATGTTTTGTGATCCACTGACAGGTGGCAGAGGAATGTTTCTATATCAGTCATAGTTTGACTTGGTTTAAACAAACCCATGAGACATTTTGACCTAGTCAGCATGTGTGCATGGTTGACTGATTTTGCAGCAACTTGGAGGTTAATGGATGATTTAATATCCACAGCAGTTGGCCAGTTGGTCAGTTCGTTGGACACTGATCTCCAAGCAACAACTTTTCCTTTCAGTAACATTCAGCAGCCAACGCAGAACTTCAAAGTCTGTCATGTCTTTAAGTATTAATGCAATGCATGATATTCATCCTGCAGCTAAAACTCTGTTTGGCTACCAGTTTACATAACAGACTAATAATCTGGCCAAAAGGCAGTTCATAAAACCTACTGCATTTGCTGTATTACCTACACTGAGTGCTTAACACTTAATATGAAAACAAGtttttacaacaaaaagaacaaaacaattGATTCTGAATATGAAATGGATTTGCTCTGCAATTAAACTCACTTCTGCATTTCAAATAAATCTACCAGTTAATTGCACAGACTGTCTATGTTTTCTTTGATGCATTCAGTTCCCCAGTGGCAGACCTGGCTCAGATGTTGATCTCAGAAAGATGTTTGTATTACATCTCTGAAATATTCACCACTGAGGATATGTGATGTGTCACTGAAATTGTGGACATATGGGACTGGATGTTCAGAGCAGGAAATAACTGGTGCATACTGGAACCCTAAACCTGAAGTTTCAATTTCAAGTCACGTTTAAGAGCTTGTTGTTTGGCTTGTGGCCGTCATCAGGGTCATCATACAACATATTACaagattatgttttttgtaatggACTTTTCATTCCCATTCTCCGTGCACCTTGAAATCAGGTGATGTTGTACCAGAAATCCCTACTCTACGTCAACTACTGGACACATTTCTATGAAATTTGTGGTGGATAGTCATTGttctcagaggatgaattcaaatgttttcagtgacCCGGTAGACGCAACCATCAGGACAAAATGTCAGCTCTGCACACCAGATATCTTATAAGCTGAGTCCTAATTCCATACTAAtaccagtacagtacagtgtgtactaCTGTACATACTAATCTAATATACTAGTCAGTATACAtgaaaataatgtacagtactttACTGAATCCCTTTCTAATGGTCTTAGGAAGGGATTTTTAATGTCCAGTATGAAAAGGAGGAATGATTTCAGAGagaaaaacctgtttcaatgttcatatgggcacctgactattgttttaggACAGACTAGAAAAACTGTCAACCTAGCCTTTAatgacagaggaaaagagaccgagagagacaaagtaaagCTTACTATGATCAGAGTGTCCATGACACCTTTACAGGTCTATGATTTATAtcatagtatatatatatatagcaaatatatattataccataaaacagaaacatttcgGGCTACAATAAGACAATGTGATACAAAAGAAAAGCTGACATGCATATCAGTTGGGTTATTGagttcatttctgtttttctcagtaTCAGCTTCACTATATCTGGTCCAAATCCCTATGACAGCATATAATTTGAAAGTCTCTCTTATCTTAAAAATTATGATAGTGAGGAAGCAAATATAAATCCGGTAGTAATAAAACCAGTCCTACTGGTGCAATCAGTCAATGGACAAAGTCctataaaaactaaatatgcacTGTGTTGTTATCAACCAgtctcatatttatttttaatatattcttACAATACCATGTAAACCActggtgtattatatatatatatatatatatatatatatatatatatatatatatatatatatatatatatatatatatatttgtatgatATTACAGAAGGTCTGATTTTCTTTATTAGATCATTGAGAACGGATTAATTTCACCATTGAGAAATGTCTGTGCTCAGatgaaaatcaaacacacacatatatatcagTCAtgtcaattatcaaaattaacAGTATAAATATCATGTAATTAATACTTCATTTggccaaatatgttttgaataaaaaaaaaaactgcaaattctttttttcttctctgatgAAAACCACCTACACTCACATTGTGATCttagctgtggcttagtggtagtgCGGGTCGTCCCCAAATGTGTGTCCTTGggaaagacactgaaccccaaattgttccagagggctgtgccttcagtgtgtgagtgttaattTCTTTgatctgatgagcagttagcatctgccatcagtgtatgaatgtgtgtcaatagggtgaatgtgatatgtagtgtgtgaagtgctttgagtagtcggaagactagaaaggcgctatacaaatacagtccatttaccatcttaATAAGCTTGTGATGCCTTATAAGATCTTATCATGTGCACTACTTTATGaacatttgtttacaataaagGCCAAATAGCATAAAGGTTTACAAATAAGTGATtgtaaaatatagtaaataGACAGTCCAGACAAACTGCAAACTACAGTATCATGTATCAAACTGAGTTAGAACAAAATCTGACTAAAAACATCAGCTGTGGTCCAGACAAAACTACACTGCCCTCATGTGTCCAAACAGAAACAGCCTTATCGCAACAGGACTAAAAACTGAGGGAACGCTTGATAAAACAATACTTTCTTTGTGCCAACAATCCTACCCAAAATCCACCTAACTCGGTCAAGAATATCAATTTATTGTTCCTGGGAATaatggcattaaaaaaaaaagtcatcacAAGGGTAGCTCTGTGGCATATTGTATGTACTTCTGTGATCAAAGATGTTGTGTGACAGCACTGAATAAAAATACTCACATTTAGGTTTCTGAGAAATCAAGGCACTTTAATGCCTCTATTTATATTGTGCCTAGAGCATGGCTTAACAGcatattttttccaaaatattcTTATTCTGATGTTTTTAATAACAATTTACATGTATGGAAGTTAAGAGTTACCAATAtcaaaatgaaatcatttaataaaattaaaattttaattttccatttatgtgcatgtgatgtgtgtattttaaaaataaaaaaataaatgctacaGTAGAATTTCTTGTAATTTTGAATTTGTCTGTCATATCTGAAGGTGTTCTGAATTGTAATGGTATAGgagcagtaggcgatttgaggggagaggaagggggatgccatcccccttgttagcaaaatgaccaaaatccgtcccccttgttaacctgctcaaaagatgctctgtgctttgtctcacAATGGCGCTTCACATTACTgcttttaaaggtgctattgataacattgataacaactagatgacgcactccggctccccccttccattccattccaagctggaaccaaacatcagacatctcacacagagataaacaaaacaaaacatttttaaaatgattaattcacaatcataatatttttttttatttttaggaaaagtgatacttttattgcACACCTAAAGCATCTAAatgctctgtggatgtttttttttctttaaatattcgtgtacataaaaatgttatcaatataacctttaataaTTGCCACTTCTCTGAACATATGAGATGTACTGGTTTTGAATAACTCTGAACAATGTAtctatattctctacagcagtcagggggaaagagaaagtgcgacagcagcatgacagaggcctggtcagaaatgaacaaaacTTGGATTCAAGTGCACTTGAATGCTCATACacgtttatttttctctcttttgtttttgctgttctcacttattttttcaatcaaaacaaatctttgtgccgcaatttgtgtttatttgataaTATAACTTAATAATCATACATTATTTCAatgtttagtaaatgcccctgaaaatcagttcaaggggcaaaaaataAGCTACCTTCTAAAAATTGTTTCAATTAATAATTGTTATGTTGCCGATGTCACATTTGTGAGGTTTTTCGAAATGGGGAGGGGGATCAAATAAGGAAGTCATCACCGTGCGCCTGGTTtgaacacagttcacacacCTGTAACATCTTCAGCACAAACGACAAAAGACGTATTTTACGTTTTCCTTGCAAAATAATTTAGGTTGTTCACTGCCACTTTACTGAAATATAGTTAGCCACTTTTGGCCCATTTCTAATCAGCTGTGTAGAGAGGGTATCATGCTCTGGGGAAATCCGTCAGTGTGATGTCAAAGGCTGCGGACAGCCGAGAGCTGTTTTCTGAAGAAGCCCAGGATAGCCAACTCCACAGCGTGTCTGAGCAAAATGAAACATGGATGAGGAGGTCGTCGAAAGTTGGGAGGAAGCTGCTGATAGTGGGGTAAATAACGAAAGGCTCAATATACCTTCAGTTCAAGGCAAATATCCTTTTGGTTGCTTCTTATATTTACAGGGTTGCTTTTAGAAGTTTCAACGTTGTTCCATGTTAGCGACTCCCACGGGCCAACAATGTGGCTAaagctagcgttagctttaAGAAACTTGACGAGCTAACGTCAAGTAGCTAATGAGCGAGACAGGCTTAACATGGCCAACTAGCCAAATGACGTTTGCTATCTAACGTATTTCGCATGAAATAACATTAATATGCTTGATTATCGGCTAACAGCTAACTAATATACATGACGCGAGCGAAACCCACGAAATTAGAGTTCCTGTTGAAATGCTTAGGTTGACGTTAGCGAATGCTAAGCTATCTATTTTTGCATGGCTAGCGTGGAAAATGTGTCAATCGAATGTTGGTTTACTTGTTGTAAAATGTACACACctcacacaaaacaactaaaGCCCCATTAACGACCCACCATCGTCTCATATTTAATTCGGCATACATTGAATTCTAATAACTCCTATCATAATCATTGATTCACACTATTCCCCGCAATAACGACTAACCGAACCATCCTGTGGAAGACTAGCAGCATGGTGAATCAGTTTAGATGCTCGAAATTTTACTGTCATAAATAGAACATAAGTAACTTTGCAAGGTCGAATGTTTAACAGATTCTTAAAatgtaactacagtaactaTGGCATTGTCGTCCATTTAAGCACATTTTTCATGGACCCCGGCTTAAGCTAGGCATGCTATGATGTCAGGTTGCTGAACTAACTTGGTGATTTCCTGTAGTTTACAAAGCCACAGTTCGGCCATGTTTTCAACTAATTATCGACAAACTGGAAAGTAGTCTGGCAGACTATCGCGCTAGCTTATGACGTCAAGAACGTGGCTCTGAGAAAAGAAGTTTGTCAGAACGTCAGCAGCTTGTCAGGCTGAAGTTACAGCTCATTTTAATCTTTCTGTGGTTAGTCAGCATAAAACCAAATGCACCTCATCTAACCTTATATTAACACATTTTGCTGGCAACATCAGCCGGCTAATGTAATGGCTCTCTGTTATGACTTGGCAGATGTCGTGCACATGTATAAATAGCTTGTAACTGAATCCTGCTTTCCATCCACTCTCCAACTTGCTTACGACCTGCCACACTTTTCTTCCTACCCCAAATCAGTCTGTCTCACcatgttgtgtgtttacatgaatGCATGTTTGGTCTTTTTCCCCCCCCCACAGGAAATGGAAAAACGTTTAGAAGAGAAGCTAAGGATCAGCCAGAAAGAAAAGTAAGGCCTTAAAAAGGTAGAAGAAACATGGcccaaatttgtgattttttaaaaaaaattattgattcTGTTTCCATTCAAAACAATATTGTTTAGCTTATGTGTCTTGGTTAGGTGTAAAAGTACACACCTGAACATAACCTAAGAGTTTTTACAAATTATTAAGAGCTACTTTTTAGTTCACCATAAAGGTGATCTATTTTATAGCGATACACTAATCTAtccacttaatttattttattaatttatttcattaatttaaaaaaaaaaattaagtgagCTGAATTGAAGAGCAGATCCTAACAATTCAGAAATGGTCTTAAGATGTGTTGTACCAAGTATGTAACTTTGCTGATAAGCAGGGAAAAACTGAATcagtaataaatgtatttgggTTTCTGTCATAAGTCTTTTGGCCATGGATGTATCATTTAAGCTGTTATCTGCACTGCCT
This sequence is a window from Siniperca chuatsi isolate FFG_IHB_CAS linkage group LG10, ASM2008510v1, whole genome shotgun sequence. Protein-coding genes within it:
- the smim1 gene encoding small integral membrane protein 1 yields the protein MDSNSAGSVQYDRWNEDNINMNVEASQSTVMRIYNRMCTGSTGIAVKAAGALAALVSIYIIGYVTGYYVHRC